AAGAACGCCGCCGAGTTCCGCGAACTGCTCGCACCCTACGTGAAGGTCGCCAGCCCGGCCCCGAGCTCCCGTCGTTCCGGCTCCCGTTCCTCCGGCGGTGCCAAGCGTTCCAACTCCCGCGCCATCCGCGAGTGGGCCCAGGCCGAGGGCTTCAAGGTCGCCGACCGGGGCACCATCCCCGCCAAC
Above is a window of Corynebacterium suedekumii DNA encoding:
- a CDS encoding histone-like nucleoid-structuring protein Lsr2; translation: MARREITQFIDDIDNTPLSEDEVNSIRFSIDGSNYVLDLSEKNAAEFRELLAPYVKVASPAPSSRRSGSRSSGGAKRSNSRAIREWAQAEGFKVADRGTIPANIVDAYNEAHQK